In Vibrio pomeroyi, the genomic window AAAGGTTTAAACCATGACGCTTTGAATACCATTGCGACAGCGCTTCAAACACCCCTTGCTCATTAAATTCGTAAGAGTACACACCGCGCTCAACCAAACGATTCAGCTCTTGAGTGATCGGTTCTGCTACCTGAAAATCCATATCGGCAACCCAGTATGGGAATACATCCGTGGTGTTATAAATGTTCTGTAGCATCTGCGGTTTGCTTTTGATAAACGCATTTTCACCGTAGCTCGACGTACTCTTAAACGCTGTCATGAAGGTGTCCTCAAATAATTCTTTCAGTCTTTTTTACAATCATTGGGATTGCATTAATGCCCTTAAGACGATGGCAAAATCAAAAAGACGAAGCTTTTAGAAAATAATCTGAAAATAAAAATTAATCTCGCATCTCAACCTTTATCTCAGTCTTAACCGAATTCGCGATAAAGCAATTCTTGTGCGCTAAGTGATGCAGCTTGTCGAGTTGAGCACGGGTTGGAACCTTGCTACCAATAAACACAATCTTAGGGCGTAGAGTCACGGTAGTAACGGACGAACGGCCTGACTCATCTTCCTCAAGCACACCTATCGCATCATCCACGTAAGATTCAATTACGTACTTCTGTTTAGCCGCGATGCCCAAAAAGGTCAGCATATGACAGCTAGAAAGTGCTGCAATAAACGCTTCTTCGGGATCAACATTCGCTTCAACCGACAGCGGTAGTGGCACAACATGTGGAGAGGATGAAGCAGGTACAGTAACACCACCATCGAACTCCCATGTGTGGCCGCGGCTGTATTGATTGTCGCTGAAGGCTTCATCTTGCGCTTTTTGCCAGCGAATGATCGCTCCATATTCAGACATAATCCTTTCCCTTTTTAATGCTCAATAAATTAACGATCGGCAGGATGATTAACACCATCGTTGGTTACCACATCTCCAATATCAAAAGGGTTTACCCCTTCCAAACAACCGATATTAAAACCATATTCATTCGGGCTAGAACGGCGTTGATGATGGGTATAAATACCGCAGTTTGAGCAAAAGTAATGCTTAGCGGTATTGGTGTTGAATTGATAAAGCTTGAGATGCTCTGCACCTTTGATGATCTTGACGCCATCAAGCGCCACAGAGCCAACAATCGCGCCTCTACGACGACAGATAGAGCAATCACATC contains:
- a CDS encoding OsmC family protein; translated protein: MSEYGAIIRWQKAQDEAFSDNQYSRGHTWEFDGGVTVPASSSPHVVPLPLSVEANVDPEEAFIAALSSCHMLTFLGIAAKQKYVIESYVDDAIGVLEEDESGRSSVTTVTLRPKIVFIGSKVPTRAQLDKLHHLAHKNCFIANSVKTEIKVEMRD
- a CDS encoding GFA family protein, coding for MKVVGNTVIQPFHKATCHCGAVELELSLPNGIEKPRRCDCSICRRRGAIVGSVALDGVKIIKGAEHLKLYQFNTNTAKHYFCSNCGIYTHHQRRSSPNEYGFNIGCLEGVNPFDIGDVVTNDGVNHPADR